A genomic window from Peptococcaceae bacterium includes:
- the galU gene encoding UTP--glucose-1-phosphate uridylyltransferase GalU → MRIRKAVIPAAGLGTRFLPATKAQPKEMLPIVDKPTIQYIVEEAIQSGIEDIIIVTGRGKTAIEDHFDRSYELEAALNAKGKRELLNQVEYISNMASVYYVRQKEAKGLGHAVWSARKFIGDEPFAVLLGDDVVISEKPCLKQMMEVFEEYRTPVIGIREVDRFDVSKYGVIKSSGQIKKGLHSIVNMVEKPYPEAAPSNLAIMGRYILTPEIIPILDTLPPGSGGEIQLTDAIRELNKTQKVLGYEFEGIRYDVGDKVGLIKATVEFALRRDDLKKEVEKYLVDLVYSQLGFRSPGTVVLHKVI, encoded by the coding sequence TTGCGGATAAGGAAAGCCGTTATTCCGGCCGCTGGCCTCGGCACAAGGTTTTTGCCCGCCACCAAGGCCCAGCCCAAAGAGATGCTGCCCATCGTGGATAAGCCGACCATCCAGTACATTGTCGAGGAAGCCATCCAGTCGGGCATAGAGGACATCATTATTGTTACCGGGCGCGGCAAAACGGCCATCGAGGACCACTTTGACAGGTCGTATGAACTGGAGGCGGCGTTAAACGCCAAGGGCAAGCGGGAGCTGCTCAACCAGGTCGAGTACATCTCCAATATGGCCTCGGTGTATTACGTGCGGCAAAAGGAGGCCAAAGGGCTGGGCCATGCGGTGTGGAGCGCCCGCAAGTTTATCGGCGACGAGCCTTTCGCCGTGCTCCTGGGAGATGACGTGGTCATTTCCGAGAAGCCGTGTTTGAAACAGATGATGGAGGTCTTTGAAGAATACCGGACTCCCGTTATCGGGATCCGTGAAGTAGACAGGTTTGACGTATCCAAGTACGGCGTCATTAAAAGCAGCGGCCAGATTAAAAAGGGCCTGCACAGTATCGTCAATATGGTGGAAAAGCCTTACCCGGAGGCGGCACCTTCAAACCTGGCCATAATGGGAAGATACATTCTCACTCCCGAAATAATACCGATCCTTGATACCCTTCCTCCCGGTTCCGGCGGGGAAATCCAGCTTACCGACGCGATCAGGGAACTCAATAAAACACAAAAGGTGTTGGGCTACGAGTTTGAAGGCATTCGTTACGATGTCGGCGATAAAGTCGGTTTAATCAAAGCCACGGTGGAATTTGCCCTGCGCAGGGACGACTTGAAAAAAGAAGTTGAAAAATACCTGGTGGATCTCGTGTATTCGCAGCTTGGATTCCGCAGTCCCGGTACGGTTGTCCTGCATAAAGTAATATGA
- a CDS encoding copper amine oxidase N-terminal domain-containing protein: MSVRAKKGYWRKASVMCLIMLAFTLCSFDAALAGPYGGGSTPPSQETPPATPITENVKTDDDRALDQALRQTGKAVLSLGGAAAARFSPAVANSLAQAKEPLTLEKPGVSVQFSPQALQAPEITGVVQKENAVIEIGVEVVSTAEANSILAGAPLGQSTGLFSVGGIMVDLSAQVKTGTATVGIDGFPEPVAVTVDLSSLGTLTQEEINQLTGVRLEKDAAGNIVAVSLGGTYDPVKKTFTFYTDRFSYYTVMKNTKLVKIVLTLNNSTAVLNGNTKTLDSPATLVNNRTMVPLRFVAESLGVKVDWIGATRTVKMKLDGKELSLVIDQTIPGLDVPAKIINSRTMVPLRYVSESFGASVKWFPSTYRVEVVR; the protein is encoded by the coding sequence ATGTCGGTTCGTGCAAAAAAAGGTTACTGGAGAAAGGCTTCGGTGATGTGCTTGATCATGCTTGCTTTTACCCTTTGTTCTTTTGATGCCGCCCTGGCCGGCCCTTACGGCGGCGGTTCCACGCCGCCGTCGCAAGAGACGCCGCCGGCCACCCCCATCACGGAAAACGTGAAAACCGACGATGACAGGGCCCTGGACCAGGCATTAAGGCAAACCGGCAAGGCTGTTTTGTCCTTGGGCGGTGCCGCTGCTGCCCGATTCAGCCCTGCGGTCGCAAATTCCCTGGCGCAGGCCAAAGAACCGCTAACCCTGGAAAAACCGGGGGTGAGTGTCCAGTTTTCCCCGCAGGCTCTCCAGGCTCCGGAGATCACAGGAGTGGTACAAAAGGAAAACGCCGTAATCGAAATCGGTGTTGAGGTGGTGTCCACGGCCGAAGCAAACAGCATCCTGGCCGGCGCTCCCCTGGGCCAGAGCACCGGGCTCTTCTCCGTTGGCGGGATCATGGTCGACCTCAGCGCCCAGGTAAAGACAGGAACCGCAACTGTTGGCATAGACGGTTTTCCTGAACCCGTGGCGGTGACCGTAGACCTTTCCAGTCTCGGCACTCTTACCCAGGAAGAGATCAACCAGCTCACCGGCGTGCGTTTGGAGAAAGACGCCGCCGGCAACATCGTTGCGGTCTCCCTCGGCGGCACCTATGACCCGGTAAAGAAGACTTTTACCTTCTATACCGACAGGTTCAGCTATTATACCGTGATGAAGAACACAAAGCTGGTAAAGATCGTCTTAACCCTCAACAATTCCACCGCTGTGCTGAACGGCAATACAAAAACCCTTGATTCGCCGGCCACCCTGGTCAATAACCGCACGATGGTCCCCTTGAGGTTTGTGGCAGAAAGCCTCGGCGTTAAGGTGGACTGGATCGGGGCCACCAGGACCGTAAAGATGAAGCTGGACGGCAAAGAACTCAGCCTGGTGATCGATCAAACCATACCTGGGCTTGACGTTCCCGCCAAGATCATCAACAGCCGGACCATGGTTCCCCTGCGCTATGTCTCCGAGTCGTTCGGCGCCAGCGTGAAATGGTTCCCGTCCACTTACAGGGTGGAAGTAGTGAGATAA